A window of Bos javanicus breed banteng unplaced genomic scaffold, ARS-OSU_banteng_1.0 tig00000403_1, whole genome shotgun sequence contains these coding sequences:
- the LOC133244022 gene encoding LOW QUALITY PROTEIN: endogenous retrovirus group K member 7 Gag polyprotein-like (The sequence of the model RefSeq protein was modified relative to this genomic sequence to represent the inferred CDS: substituted 1 base at 1 genomic stop codon), translating into MGQGNSCQLFVHMLKTMLKGRGIHVNKLQLEKFLLFIEEVCPWFPEEGTVSLETWKKVGKQLQTYYSLHGPNRVPVDAFSLWTLVRDCLDPEHKGHKIQTALRDSTEPKVAEHSAPLPELLYAVPEGAACKAGGSDDVLRSDEQEELNEQAAQYHREDMPWEMMVSIQSPSGKGELKHSGLSEEQLENLIQRIVIAVKKDAQGDSHSNQPTPPAYPPSVLAGLDPPLPFVELXELISMPASWPGENIKIKSEILLSPLQQAIKRANEEGEHIPGFSGIYPVFENDQQQRYYEPLPFKQLKELKMACAQYGPTAPFTQAIIEALGNQNLPPNDWKQVARACLSGGDYLLWKSEFAEQCGITADINRRQGLNTTYEMMVGEGEYRDTNSQLNYLPGAYPQISAAALRAWKKLPNSDKKTEDLSKIHQGPDKLYEDFVAYLLETINKMIGDEQAGMVLAKLGYCLSWF; encoded by the coding sequence ATGGGACAAGGCAATAGCTGCCAGTTATTTGTACATATGTTGAAAACTATGTTAAAAGGTAGGGGAATTCATGTAAATAAGTTACAGCTAgagaagtttttactttttatagaaGAAGTTTGTCCCTGGTTTccagaggaaggaacagttagtctGGAAACTTGGAAAAAGGTAGGAAAACAATTGCAGACATACTATTCCTTACATGGTCCCAATCGTGTTCCTGTGGATGCTTTTTCTTTGTGGACTCTCGTAAGAGACTGTCTGGATCCTGAACATAAGGGACATAAAATTCAAACAGCTCTCAGGGATTCCACAGAACCCAAAGTTGCAGAGCATTCCGCCCCTCTGCCTGAGCTGCTTTATGCTGTGCCTGAGGGAGCAGCTTGTAAGGCTGGAGGGAGTGATGATGTGTTAAGGTCTGATGAACAGGAAGAGTTAAATGAACAAGCGGCTCAGTACCATAGAGAGGATATGCCTTgggagatgatggttagcattcaATCCCCCTCGGGAAAAGGGGAATTAAAGCATTCAGGGCTTTCAGAAGAACAgctggagaatttaattcagaggaTTGTTATAGCAGTAAAAAAGGATGCACAGGGAGACTCCCACTCCAACCAGCCTACTCCTCCAGCATATCCTCCCTCGGTTCTTGCTGGACTCGATCCACCTCTGCCTTTTGTAGAGCTGTGAGAGCTTATATCTATGCCTGCTTCTTGGCCcggtgaaaacataaaaattaaaagtgagataTTATTATCTCCTCTTCAACAAGCGATTAAGCGAGCTAATGAAGAAGGAGAACATATTCCCGGGTTTTCAGGAATCTATCCAGTGTTTGAAAATGATCAACAGCAGAGGTATTATGAACCGCTGCCCTTTAAGCAACTGAAAGAGTTAAAAATGGCTTGTGCACAATACGGCCCGACTGCACCGTTTACTCAGGCTATTATAGAGGCTTTAGGAAATCAAAATCTGCCACCTAATGATTGGAAACAGGTTGCTCGGGCTTGTTTATCTGGAGGAGACTATTTACTATGGAAATCTGAGTTTGCTGAGCAGTGTGGGATCACAGCTGATATCAATCGGCGACAGGGACTGAACACCACTTATGAAAtgatggtgggagagggagaatatCGAGACACTAATAGTCAACTTAATTATTTGCCTGGAGCCTACCCTCAGATTAGTGCTGCGGCTCTACGAGCATGGAAAAAACTTCCAAATTCTGATAAAAAGACTGaagatttatctaaaattcaCCAGGGGCCAGATAAACTATATGAAGATTTTGTTGCCTACCTGCTTGAGACAATTAATAAAATGATAGGAGATGAACAGGCGGGAATGGTGTTGGCTAAATTGGGTTATTGCCTTAGCTGGTTTTGA